A window of the Methanoregula sp. genome harbors these coding sequences:
- a CDS encoding response regulator: MPHKIMLIEDDLPILDMMEILLRKIGYEPVLVPDVLDALRQVKEDPPSLILLDIMMTPMNGWEFLEKLRGEYGMRDIPVLLFTAAPAVEEKIAELHDTRLGVLQKPVSIIELKAGIERFLGK, encoded by the coding sequence ATGCCTCATAAAATCATGCTCATTGAAGATGATCTGCCCATACTCGATATGATGGAGATCCTTCTTAGGAAAATCGGCTATGAACCTGTTCTCGTTCCCGATGTGCTCGATGCGCTCAGGCAGGTAAAAGAGGATCCGCCTTCGCTCATCCTGCTTGACATTATGATGACTCCCATGAACGGCTGGGAATTTTTAGAAAAACTCCGGGGAGAATATGGTATGCGGGATATACCGGTGCTGCTTTTTACCGCCGCACCCGCCGTTGAGGAGAAGATCGCAGAACTGCATGATACACGGTTGGGTGTGCTTCAGAAACCGGTCTCCATCATTGAGCTTAAAGCGGGTATTGAAAGATTCTTGGGAAAATAA
- a CDS encoding PAS domain-containing sensor histidine kinase, giving the protein MAEKVNRTFLHTISRIDIVRFCVITSLAICCTIITALSFSRSIDFINYQLFFIPIIYAACFYPKRGLLVAFTCSIVYQAVGYYYHYPNYGALITVTAEAILFILIAYLIAYFIEKIRDGEKRYRLVFEHSQLGFVLFSHADYTIRQTNTRFLAMVDYTKEEIIGKPFSSLCLTPRERERFLERITKYDTTDNFEIRLATRSGAGCWMNLSWNTIDTTTISCTAVNINGRKIAEKLNNDHMIKYRQLTENSPNGILLIQDGFIRFSNPSFSVFSGYSKNDLAGKNLTECVDSRDRDAFMEFAKHWSENKHIPGETDIRFVTKTGEVRIGALTANPIIHFEKPATMINIVDITERQRLSDKIQKDNERRRGVIITVAHELRTPLQPILGYLNLLISDPEGFGIVEDTKKILERCLASVDRERQIINQMLELSVLESGKLQLSYSTFPLEPLVKNILDTCGYLSKAEVTIDIPESVTLTADRNRIYSVIDSLLSNAVSYSKPPRKIKIFYRSETGDSQHHISVQDNGIGIEPGAFSSIFEPFQLADAEKLSRRYERIGLSLSVAKKVALMHNGDISVESAVNQGSTFTIHIPKEIKNAS; this is encoded by the coding sequence ATGGCTGAAAAAGTGAACCGGACATTCCTGCATACGATATCGCGGATAGATATTGTCCGATTCTGCGTTATCACATCACTTGCCATCTGTTGTACCATCATAACAGCCCTCTCATTCTCCCGTTCAATTGATTTCATCAATTACCAGCTCTTCTTTATTCCCATTATTTATGCTGCCTGTTTTTATCCAAAACGCGGACTGCTGGTTGCGTTTACCTGCAGCATTGTATACCAGGCAGTCGGCTATTATTACCATTATCCCAATTATGGGGCACTCATCACCGTTACTGCTGAAGCAATTCTCTTCATCCTTATTGCCTACCTGATTGCATACTTTATTGAAAAAATCCGGGATGGGGAAAAACGATACCGGTTGGTATTTGAACACTCGCAACTGGGTTTTGTTCTTTTCAGTCACGCGGATTACACCATCCGACAGACAAATACCCGGTTTCTGGCAATGGTGGACTATACCAAGGAAGAGATTATCGGCAAGCCTTTTTCTTCACTATGCCTTACACCGAGAGAGAGAGAGCGATTTCTGGAGAGAATAACCAAGTATGATACTACGGATAATTTTGAGATACGTCTCGCAACCAGATCCGGAGCGGGCTGCTGGATGAATCTCTCATGGAATACTATTGACACAACCACCATCAGCTGCACTGCGGTGAATATCAATGGCCGCAAAATTGCCGAGAAACTGAATAATGACCATATGATAAAATATCGCCAGTTAACCGAGAATTCTCCCAATGGGATTCTCCTTATACAGGACGGATTCATAAGATTTTCCAATCCGTCATTTTCTGTTTTTTCCGGTTACAGCAAAAATGATCTTGCCGGAAAAAACCTGACGGAGTGTGTTGATTCACGGGACCGGGATGCATTTATGGAATTTGCAAAACACTGGTCAGAAAACAAACATATTCCCGGAGAGACAGATATCCGGTTTGTTACCAAAACCGGGGAAGTGAGGATTGGTGCACTCACCGCAAATCCGATAATTCATTTTGAAAAACCGGCAACGATGATTAATATTGTCGACATCACCGAAAGGCAGCGTCTTTCTGATAAAATTCAAAAGGATAACGAGAGAAGGCGGGGCGTCATCATCACCGTTGCCCATGAACTGCGCACACCCCTCCAGCCGATTCTGGGTTATCTCAACCTCCTCATCTCCGATCCAGAGGGATTCGGGATTGTTGAAGATACAAAAAAGATCCTTGAACGCTGTCTTGCCAGTGTTGATCGTGAACGCCAGATCATCAACCAGATGCTCGAACTTTCTGTACTTGAAAGCGGCAAACTCCAGTTGAGTTATTCAACCTTCCCCTTAGAACCACTCGTGAAAAACATTCTGGATACCTGCGGATACCTCTCAAAAGCAGAAGTGACCATCGATATCCCTGAATCCGTAACACTGACTGCCGACAGGAACCGCATCTACAGCGTGATTGACTCCCTGCTCTCAAACGCGGTGAGTTATTCCAAACCCCCGCGTAAAATCAAGATTTTTTACCGTTCAGAAACCGGTGACTCACAACATCATATTTCCGTCCAGGATAACGGGATCGGCATTGAACCTGGTGCGTTCTCATCGATCTTTGAACCGTTCCAGCTTGCGGATGCAGAAAAATTATCCCGCCGGTATGAAAGAATCGGCCTGTCGCTTTCTGTAGCAAAAAAGGTGGCTCTTATGCATAACGGAGATATTTCAGTGGAAAGTGCAGTGAACCAAGGTAGTACATTCACCATACACATTCCCAAGGAGATAAAAAATGCCTCATAA
- a CDS encoding 2,5-diamino-6-(ribosylamino)-4(3H)-pyrimidinone 5'-phosphate reductase encodes MRPYVVVNVAMSADGKISTRERRQVKISGAQDFQRVDQLKAGADAVMVGIGTVLADDPSLTVKGEECRSHRVHRGVDEHPARIVVDSTARIPLTASVLHKGTGKRIVAVSRQADPRKIAALQEYATVIIAGDDAVDLVTLMDKLGELGIQRVMVEGGGTLIAGLIRAGLVNEIYTFIGNIIIGGKDAPTFADGEGFIQESEFCRLTLIETHRIESGILLHWSVEKR; translated from the coding sequence ATGCGACCCTATGTCGTCGTCAATGTAGCAATGAGTGCTGATGGTAAAATTTCCACCCGGGAACGTCGGCAGGTAAAGATTTCCGGCGCACAGGATTTCCAACGCGTTGACCAGCTCAAGGCGGGTGCTGATGCCGTCATGGTCGGGATCGGCACGGTGCTTGCCGATGATCCCTCTCTTACGGTAAAAGGCGAGGAATGCCGATCCCACAGAGTGCACCGTGGTGTGGATGAGCACCCGGCCCGTATTGTCGTCGATAGTACCGCTCGGATCCCGCTTACAGCATCTGTCTTACACAAAGGGACCGGAAAACGGATTGTTGCAGTCTCCCGTCAGGCGGACCCCCGGAAGATTGCCGCACTGCAGGAATATGCCACCGTGATTATTGCCGGGGACGATGCAGTCGATCTGGTCACCCTGATGGACAAGCTGGGTGAACTGGGTATCCAGCGGGTCATGGTCGAAGGTGGCGGAACCCTGATAGCCGGGCTGATCCGTGCCGGGCTGGTCAATGAGATCTACACATTTATCGGCAACATCATCATCGGGGGAAAAGACGCTCCCACGTTTGCTGATGGCGAAGGATTCATCCAGGAATCTGAATTTTGCCGGCTTACCCTCATCGAAACCCACCGGATTGAGAGTGGAATTCTTCTTCATTGGTCTGTTGAAAAACGATAA
- a CDS encoding anion transporter, translating into MAVFLLIAVRQVGRFNLKIWQIMLGGALAVLVSGQIAPSDALRAINTDVMLFLFGMFVVGEALTESGYLAYIAHRFFSHAKNPDQLVLIILFGIGLLSALLMNDTLAIIATPLVLTLATRFKLSPTLLLITLAVAITTGSVMSPIGNPQNLLIAQDSGMTDAFMTFGSWLLIPTLINLLIAFGLLRLLYPGEFTNRPITCDPPHPCDRRVTLPVRSSLGIIVLLVAANILGSLLGARMMVTLPLIALAAAVPVLLLSSQRWDVLRHIDWATLVFFAAMFVLMESVWQTGFFQSFVDGSMVSSVPMILGTSVLISQFISNVPFVALFQPMILQAGGGTTAQLMALAAGSTIAGNLTILGAASNVIIIQNAEKQGKTISFIEFAKVGIPLTILQITVYWIFLTII; encoded by the coding sequence GTGGCAGTCTTCCTCCTGATCGCAGTCAGGCAGGTAGGCAGGTTCAACTTAAAGATCTGGCAGATCATGCTCGGGGGAGCACTGGCGGTCCTGGTATCCGGACAGATCGCACCTTCTGATGCACTGCGTGCGATAAACACCGATGTGATGCTCTTTTTATTCGGAATGTTTGTTGTCGGGGAGGCACTCACGGAGAGCGGGTATCTTGCCTATATCGCTCACCGGTTTTTCTCTCATGCCAAAAATCCCGACCAGCTGGTGCTTATCATCCTGTTTGGCATAGGATTGCTGTCTGCACTCCTGATGAATGACACGCTTGCGATTATCGCTACTCCCCTTGTTCTGACGCTTGCCACCCGGTTTAAGCTCTCACCCACGCTGCTCCTTATCACGCTCGCAGTTGCTATCACGACCGGCAGTGTCATGAGCCCGATCGGCAACCCCCAGAACCTGCTGATTGCACAGGACAGCGGGATGACTGACGCATTTATGACATTCGGGTCATGGCTTCTCATACCGACACTCATCAATCTCCTGATCGCATTTGGGCTCCTGCGCCTGTTATATCCGGGGGAGTTCACTAACCGGCCAATTACCTGCGATCCTCCCCATCCCTGTGACCGGAGAGTGACCCTGCCGGTCAGGTCTTCTCTGGGAATCATCGTCCTGCTTGTAGCGGCAAATATTCTTGGATCCCTGCTGGGAGCCCGGATGATGGTCACCCTGCCCCTGATCGCTCTCGCTGCCGCGGTCCCCGTCCTCCTCCTCTCCAGCCAGCGATGGGACGTGCTCCGTCATATTGACTGGGCTACGCTCGTTTTCTTTGCAGCGATGTTTGTCCTGATGGAGAGTGTCTGGCAGACCGGGTTTTTCCAGTCATTTGTCGACGGGAGCATGGTCTCCTCAGTGCCGATGATCCTGGGAACCAGCGTGCTGATCAGCCAGTTTATCTCCAACGTTCCCTTTGTCGCGCTCTTCCAGCCTATGATCCTCCAGGCCGGTGGTGGCACAACTGCCCAGCTCATGGCGCTAGCGGCCGGGAGCACCATTGCCGGAAACTTAACGATCCTTGGCGCTGCAAGTAATGTGATCATTATCCAGAATGCCGAGAAGCAGGGTAAGACGATCTCCTTTATTGAGTTTGCAAAAGTGGGTATCCCTCTCACGATCCTCCAGATTACGGTGTACTGGATTTTTCTTACGATAATCTGA
- a CDS encoding ferredoxin, which produces MNVTIDRVECVSCGACWNTCPDLFEQNPCDSFSQIAEAFRFCNDRAEGIIPEDQVACAREAVNLCPVNIITLSGHE; this is translated from the coding sequence ATGAATGTGACCATCGATCGTGTGGAGTGTGTGAGTTGCGGGGCGTGCTGGAACACCTGCCCGGATCTCTTCGAGCAGAATCCCTGTGATTCGTTCTCGCAGATCGCAGAAGCGTTCAGGTTCTGTAACGATCGTGCTGAGGGAATTATTCCGGAAGATCAGGTTGCGTGTGCACGTGAAGCGGTGAATCTCTGCCCGGTGAATATCATCACCCTTTCGGGGCATGAATGA
- a CDS encoding cupin domain-containing protein → MKDSEREELKEKVLAINDLIAYQTGTVASRMIVFRQAGTLTIFSFDEGEGLSEHTAPYDAILQVTEGEAEVQIAGAPFTVHTGELIILPANKPHAVFAKKPFKMMLTMIRE, encoded by the coding sequence ATGAAAGACTCAGAACGGGAAGAACTCAAGGAAAAAGTACTTGCTATCAATGATCTGATCGCGTACCAGACGGGAACTGTTGCGAGCCGGATGATCGTATTCAGGCAAGCGGGGACACTTACCATCTTCTCTTTCGATGAGGGTGAAGGATTGTCAGAGCACACTGCCCCGTACGATGCCATACTCCAGGTTACTGAGGGAGAAGCAGAGGTACAGATTGCCGGTGCACCCTTCACTGTGCATACAGGTGAACTGATCATTCTTCCGGCGAATAAACCGCACGCGGTATTTGCCAAAAAACCGTTCAAGATGATGCTCACGATGATCCGTGAATGA
- a CDS encoding cupin domain-containing protein, producing MVEYEPPKHEDKPDKKREELKGKVIQLKDLVSYADGAVASRMIISRKAGNITIFSFDESEGLSEHTAPFDAMVTILEGECEVWVAGQTFQMKVGDTIIFPANVPHALSAITKFKMSLTMIKE from the coding sequence ATGGTCGAGTACGAACCCCCAAAGCACGAAGACAAGCCGGATAAGAAACGCGAAGAGCTCAAAGGAAAAGTGATCCAGCTTAAAGATCTGGTCAGTTACGCAGACGGCGCTGTCGCGAGCCGGATGATCATCTCGCGAAAAGCGGGGAACATAACCATCTTTTCGTTTGATGAGAGCGAGGGTCTCTCGGAACACACCGCACCCTTCGATGCGATGGTTACTATCCTTGAAGGGGAATGCGAAGTCTGGGTTGCGGGGCAGACATTTCAGATGAAGGTGGGTGACACGATTATCTTTCCGGCTAATGTCCCGCATGCCCTGTCGGCCATCACAAAATTCAAGATGAGCCTGACGATGATCAAGGAGTGA
- a CDS encoding NAC family transcription factor, with the protein MTGNDKDGYYCSICGGIPPDKITTKRILIDGKETGIDHLDFVFDEVKKLRLDNTAQISEELLKRVKVFNYVPTKKMAEYADGLLAEYRKFISAP; encoded by the coding sequence ATGACCGGCAATGACAAGGATGGGTATTACTGTTCGATCTGCGGGGGGATACCCCCGGACAAAATAACAACGAAACGGATCCTGATTGACGGGAAAGAGACGGGTATCGATCATCTTGATTTTGTTTTTGATGAGGTAAAAAAACTCCGGCTTGATAACACTGCCCAGATCTCCGAAGAGCTTCTCAAACGGGTGAAGGTATTCAATTACGTGCCAACCAAAAAGATGGCAGAATATGCCGATGGCCTTCTCGCGGAGTACCGGAAATTTATTTCTGCTCCGTAA
- a CDS encoding DUF475 domain-containing protein, which produces MDILSIVLIIAGLCLFETITSIDNAIINAEVLSTMGERARKWFLLWGLIFAVFAIRGLLPWLIVWLSTPSLGPIGALTATFSSDPVVIAAIEHSAPILLMGGGVFLIFLFFHWLFLEEKNFGLRGERYIATKGVWFFAIVSILLAAIVWFALEKSPMIAFGAVIGSTAFFIVHGFRQNAEAAERKMLHGNMSDISKIFYLEVIDATFSIDGVIGAFAFTMAVPLIIIGNGLGAFVVREMTLRNVDKIKNYRYLKNGAMYSILVLGIIMILDSFGFPIPFWVSPLLTFGIVGWFLFKSIKAMPQPEGH; this is translated from the coding sequence ATGGATATCCTTTCTATCGTTCTCATCATAGCCGGGCTCTGCCTGTTCGAGACGATCACCAGCATCGATAATGCCATCATCAATGCCGAAGTTCTCTCAACCATGGGAGAGCGGGCCCGCAAATGGTTTTTACTCTGGGGCCTGATCTTTGCTGTCTTTGCCATCCGCGGCCTGCTGCCATGGCTGATTGTCTGGCTGTCCACACCGTCCCTCGGGCCGATCGGTGCCCTGACTGCCACATTCTCTTCCGACCCGGTCGTTATTGCAGCCATCGAGCATTCTGCACCCATCCTCCTGATGGGTGGCGGGGTATTTTTAATATTCCTCTTCTTCCACTGGCTGTTTCTTGAAGAGAAAAATTTCGGCCTGCGGGGAGAGCGCTACATTGCAACAAAAGGTGTCTGGTTCTTTGCGATAGTCTCCATCCTGCTTGCAGCAATCGTCTGGTTTGCCTTAGAAAAAAGCCCGATGATTGCATTCGGCGCTGTTATTGGTTCGACTGCATTTTTTATTGTTCACGGTTTCCGCCAGAATGCAGAAGCAGCTGAGAGAAAGATGCTGCACGGTAACATGTCGGATATCAGCAAGATCTTTTATCTTGAGGTGATCGATGCGACCTTCTCGATCGATGGAGTTATCGGCGCATTTGCATTTACCATGGCAGTACCGTTAATCATCATCGGAAACGGACTCGGGGCATTTGTTGTAAGAGAGATGACCCTCCGTAATGTCGATAAGATCAAGAATTACCGCTATTTAAAAAACGGCGCAATGTACTCCATTCTGGTCCTCGGCATAATCATGATTCTCGACAGTTTCGGATTCCCCATCCCCTTCTGGGTATCGCCCCTTCTGACATTCGGTATCGTGGGCTGGTTCTTATTCAAGTCCATCAAAGCGATGCCACAGCCCGAAGGACACTAA
- a CDS encoding heavy metal translocating P-type ATPase, which translates to MPEPETKKAEIKIAGMHCATCAVNIEESLAGLKDVKKAQVNFGTDSAHVEYDPAKVSLAAIENAVKEAGYDVVNRQVTIKVGGMMCATCVETIETALMELPGIVSATVNLGTENAYVSYNPSLTGIDDMKKAIEDAGYQYLGISGEVSEEAEKIARDKDLHDKFVRFMAGFAVSIPLMLAMWVPLPISMHELGYVMFVISTPVFAFVAYPIFRAAWLSLSHRMLSMDVMYAMGTGVAFVSSVMGTFGIILTHEFMFYDTAIMLAAFLMLGRYLEGRAKGRTSEAIKKLAGLRVKTAIVIRDGQEVEMAVEDVVVGDQVLVKPGAKVPVDGEVVAGESYVNEAMITGEPVPPLKTPGSRVVGGTLNTNSVLTVKATKVGKDTVLAQIIRMVEDAQGSKPPVQRIADVAVTYFIPAVLVIAAFTFVVWFFLLGSTLLFAFTALISILVVACPCALGLATPTAVTVGVGRGAQLGILIRNGEALEVAEKVTTVIFDKTGTLTKGKPEVTDLIPVDISEETLLSLAASVEKNSQHPLAQAVVRRAESRGVNIEPAAQFDTFGGRGVAATVLSEIVLIGNRAFLEEKGLVIPDGLDERITVLEQEGKTAVLVAVGGRMAGVIAIADTLKDTTRDAITQFKKMGVRIVMITGDNRRTADAIARQIGIDRVIAEVLPQDKEAEVKKLQAQGEVVAFVGDGINDAPALAQADVGIAIGSGTDVAIESGDIVLMKDDLLDAVAAVQLSKKVMGRIKGNIFWAFAYNAALIPVAAGVLYPSLGITFRPELAALAMAASSVTVVTLSLLLTKYIPDAKKGR; encoded by the coding sequence ATGCCAGAACCGGAAACGAAGAAGGCCGAGATAAAAATAGCGGGGATGCACTGCGCCACCTGTGCGGTGAATATTGAGGAATCTTTGGCGGGGCTGAAAGATGTGAAAAAAGCCCAGGTGAATTTTGGCACCGATAGCGCCCATGTCGAGTATGATCCGGCCAAAGTCTCCCTCGCTGCGATCGAAAACGCAGTAAAAGAGGCCGGATACGATGTCGTAAACCGCCAGGTCACGATCAAAGTCGGCGGTATGATGTGCGCAACCTGCGTTGAGACGATCGAAACCGCCCTGATGGAACTTCCCGGCATTGTTTCTGCAACCGTAAACCTCGGGACCGAAAATGCCTATGTCTCCTATAATCCCTCCCTGACCGGTATTGATGACATGAAAAAGGCGATCGAGGACGCGGGATACCAGTATCTCGGGATCTCCGGCGAAGTGAGCGAAGAGGCAGAGAAGATTGCCCGGGATAAGGACCTGCACGACAAGTTTGTCCGGTTCATGGCCGGTTTTGCGGTGAGTATCCCGCTCATGCTGGCGATGTGGGTCCCGCTCCCCATCTCCATGCATGAGCTCGGCTACGTGATGTTCGTTATCTCAACGCCGGTCTTTGCCTTCGTTGCCTACCCGATATTCCGGGCTGCATGGCTCTCGCTCTCGCACCGCATGCTCTCCATGGATGTGATGTACGCGATGGGTACGGGCGTAGCGTTCGTATCCAGTGTCATGGGTACGTTTGGCATCATACTCACGCACGAGTTCATGTTTTACGATACCGCGATCATGCTGGCGGCCTTCCTCATGCTTGGGCGGTATCTTGAAGGGCGGGCAAAAGGCAGGACTTCTGAAGCCATCAAGAAACTGGCCGGCCTCCGGGTCAAGACAGCGATTGTGATCCGTGACGGGCAGGAAGTGGAGATGGCGGTCGAAGATGTGGTTGTCGGGGACCAGGTACTTGTGAAACCAGGAGCCAAAGTGCCCGTCGATGGTGAAGTTGTGGCCGGTGAAAGTTATGTCAATGAAGCGATGATCACCGGAGAACCCGTCCCGCCCTTAAAGACACCGGGGAGTCGTGTCGTTGGCGGGACCCTGAACACCAACAGCGTGCTCACCGTGAAAGCAACAAAAGTCGGCAAAGATACGGTACTTGCCCAGATCATCCGGATGGTGGAGGATGCGCAGGGATCAAAACCCCCGGTCCAGCGGATCGCGGATGTTGCAGTCACGTACTTTATTCCTGCCGTGCTCGTCATTGCAGCATTCACCTTTGTTGTGTGGTTTTTCCTGCTGGGTTCTACGCTCCTGTTCGCCTTCACCGCCCTCATCTCGATCCTTGTGGTTGCCTGTCCCTGTGCCCTCGGGCTTGCCACCCCGACCGCGGTTACGGTGGGGGTTGGTCGCGGTGCACAGCTCGGCATCCTGATCCGGAACGGTGAAGCGCTCGAAGTTGCCGAGAAGGTGACAACCGTTATTTTTGACAAGACGGGAACCCTGACCAAAGGAAAACCGGAAGTGACCGATCTCATCCCGGTGGATATTTCAGAAGAGACGCTCCTCTCTCTGGCTGCCAGTGTCGAAAAGAACTCCCAGCATCCCCTTGCACAGGCCGTTGTGAGACGGGCGGAAAGCCGGGGGGTGAACATTGAACCCGCAGCGCAGTTCGATACGTTTGGCGGCAGAGGAGTAGCTGCGACTGTACTTTCAGAAATTGTTCTTATCGGCAACCGTGCTTTCCTTGAGGAAAAAGGCTTGGTAATTCCCGATGGGCTTGATGAACGGATAACGGTTCTCGAACAGGAAGGCAAGACTGCAGTGCTTGTTGCTGTGGGTGGCCGGATGGCCGGAGTAATTGCCATTGCTGATACTCTCAAGGACACAACCCGGGATGCCATAACGCAGTTCAAAAAAATGGGAGTCCGGATCGTCATGATCACCGGTGATAACCGGCGAACGGCCGATGCGATTGCCCGACAGATTGGCATCGACCGGGTGATTGCAGAAGTGCTGCCCCAGGATAAAGAGGCCGAAGTAAAAAAACTCCAGGCACAGGGGGAAGTCGTGGCGTTTGTCGGTGATGGCATCAATGATGCGCCGGCCCTTGCACAGGCAGATGTGGGTATTGCCATCGGCAGTGGTACCGATGTCGCGATCGAAAGCGGGGATATCGTCCTTATGAAAGATGATCTGCTCGATGCTGTGGCAGCAGTCCAGCTCTCCAAAAAAGTGATGGGCCGGATCAAGGGCAATATCTTCTGGGCGTTTGCGTATAATGCGGCACTCATTCCGGTAGCAGCAGGTGTGCTCTATCCTTCGTTGGGCATCACGTTCCGGCCCGAGCTTGCGGCTCTTGCTATGGCAGCAAGTTCCGTTACGGTAGTCACGCTTTCGCTCCTCCTCACAAAGTATATACCCGACGCGAAGAAAGGGAGATAA
- a CDS encoding YHS domain-containing protein, with product MAIDPICKMTVDEKTAKFTSEYKGKKYYFCAPGCKKKFDTEPAKYA from the coding sequence ATGGCAATCGATCCTATCTGTAAGATGACGGTAGATGAGAAGACCGCAAAGTTCACCAGTGAATACAAGGGGAAGAAATATTATTTCTGTGCACCGGGATGCAAGAAAAAATTCGATACGGAACCTGCAAAATACGCGTGA
- a CDS encoding DUF5698 domain-containing protein, protein MSFFIINPELYAMVILPFLIFIARIGDVSMETIRVIYISRGIKYLAPIIAFFEIIIWLLAMEVVMSDLTNIANFFAFAFGFAMGTYVGLIIEEKLSIGMVIMRIVTTEESNEEITRFLQSENIGVTSLDAKGARGNVKMILTLVNRVDVSRITAHLQTTNPHAFFSIEDVRYANEGVFRPKKSNAVTGLFPSFLSPGKKK, encoded by the coding sequence ATGTCGTTTTTCATCATCAATCCTGAACTCTATGCAATGGTCATTCTCCCGTTCCTGATCTTTATCGCCCGAATCGGTGATGTGAGCATGGAGACCATCCGGGTCATCTACATCTCCCGGGGGATCAAGTATCTTGCCCCCATCATCGCCTTCTTTGAGATAATTATCTGGCTGCTTGCCATGGAAGTCGTGATGAGTGACCTTACCAATATAGCAAATTTCTTTGCATTTGCATTCGGCTTTGCGATGGGAACCTATGTCGGACTTATAATCGAAGAGAAGTTATCAATCGGCATGGTTATCATGCGCATTGTCACGACAGAAGAATCCAATGAAGAGATTACCCGGTTTCTCCAGTCAGAAAATATCGGGGTCACCAGTCTCGATGCAAAAGGTGCACGGGGCAACGTCAAGATGATTCTCACGCTGGTAAACCGTGTCGATGTATCCCGTATTACTGCACATCTGCAGACAACAAACCCTCATGCTTTTTTCTCGATTGAAGATGTGAGGTACGCAAATGAAGGTGTATTCCGCCCGAAAAAATCCAATGCCGTGACCGGCCTTTTCCCTTCGTTTTTGAGCCCGGGAAAGAAAAAATAA
- a CDS encoding tetratricopeptide repeat protein translates to MTVKEAVELLKKGLSYARRTKCKEALAYYNQALALDPDNPEGWYLRASLLIDAGKNREALSDCEKAIALNQNYSDAWSKKSLALYNLERYEDALLASTRASTLNGNDISAWYLKGVCLDELGRSDEAQEAYGKSLELEIILDMKSEKNKVGR, encoded by the coding sequence ATGACCGTTAAAGAGGCGGTTGAACTATTAAAAAAAGGTCTGTCCTATGCCAGGAGGACCAAGTGCAAAGAGGCATTGGCCTATTATAACCAGGCGCTTGCGCTCGATCCGGACAATCCCGAAGGCTGGTACCTCAGGGCATCACTTCTTATTGATGCCGGAAAAAACCGTGAAGCACTCTCTGACTGTGAAAAGGCGATCGCGCTTAACCAGAACTATTCTGATGCATGGTCCAAGAAGAGTCTAGCGCTCTACAATCTCGAACGATACGAAGATGCCCTGCTCGCCAGCACACGGGCTTCAACCTTAAACGGCAACGACATCTCTGCCTGGTACCTCAAGGGGGTCTGCCTTGACGAGCTGGGAAGAAGCGACGAAGCACAGGAGGCGTATGGCAAATCTCTCGAACTGGAGATCATTTTAGACATGAAATCTGAGAAAAACAAGGTTGGCAGGTAA
- a CDS encoding ferritin, which produces MYLAMSAYFASVNLKGFSQWMRAQAREEQTHGDKFFDYLIARGGKVSLGAIEAPKAKWASAGKVFEEVYTHEQKVTGMIHALVEFATKEKDHATFEMLQWFVKEQVEEESNASEILAQIMTVGDVPGHLFYLDHQLGKRE; this is translated from the coding sequence CTGTATCTTGCAATGTCTGCCTATTTCGCATCCGTCAACCTGAAGGGTTTTTCCCAATGGATGAGAGCCCAGGCACGAGAAGAGCAGACACACGGGGATAAATTTTTTGATTACCTTATAGCTCGCGGGGGAAAAGTTTCACTCGGAGCTATTGAGGCACCAAAGGCAAAATGGGCATCTGCCGGCAAGGTCTTTGAAGAGGTCTATACCCATGAACAGAAAGTAACGGGTATGATCCATGCTCTTGTCGAATTTGCAACCAAGGAAAAAGACCACGCAACCTTCGAGATGCTCCAGTGGTTTGTGAAAGAGCAGGTCGAAGAGGAGAGCAATGCCAGTGAGATCCTTGCCCAGATTATGACGGTCGGCGATGTGCCCGGGCACCTTTTTTACCTTGACCACCAACTCGGCAAGCGGGAATAA